The following are encoded in a window of Ferviditalea candida genomic DNA:
- a CDS encoding methyl-accepting chemotaxis protein encodes MSDQEKLLKTRSAKLGLAKVIKVANLLEPVIKKTDDFYQVKDELAEMLSSHLNEDEYFVLVDRQGYGLLHTNRLREGILFNDEVGLKAAQTLEPLAQFYVRNTGEVMIDCSCPILTRNGQSYNLRLGRIIHKPFLQPWLMSMGSVPVLVTLASGLVLRMDPVHLLVSAAIGIAVGMGGGYILYSKLEDRISTWLSTSKKISSGDLSAMVEVKGRNKFEQVGFELNKVTLGLKSIISELAAASETTRRISEHQATDTEHLAFAFTDFSAMMQQFQTGTEQQLASLEESKAKIDEVLNDVNTMQANVSSALKLSGESAETARIGTEAVKNSQEKMRQIQNTVENTSATINHLAAVTHQIVDQVSSITDIARQTDLLALNASIEAARAGESGRGFAVVASEVRKLSETTSKFAANVLNMLQGVEREALNAVHTVQESADFIREGVGVAGVAEASIVKLNHIVNETRQQITQNHGMATKLQADFHELSGIMNELSNIAHDFTESASQTASAVEQQADTVTKLSDDARTLTKQSQALDIIVKRFRW; translated from the coding sequence ATGTCCGATCAAGAGAAGCTGTTAAAAACCAGAAGCGCCAAGCTGGGATTGGCTAAAGTGATCAAGGTGGCCAACCTGCTGGAACCTGTCATCAAAAAAACCGACGATTTCTACCAAGTTAAGGACGAATTGGCCGAAATGTTAAGTTCTCATTTGAACGAGGATGAATACTTTGTCTTGGTCGATAGGCAAGGATACGGATTGCTGCACACCAACCGGCTGCGGGAAGGCATCTTGTTCAATGATGAGGTAGGCTTGAAAGCGGCTCAGACGCTTGAACCGTTAGCCCAATTTTATGTAAGGAATACAGGGGAGGTGATGATCGACTGCTCCTGTCCCATATTGACCCGAAACGGTCAAAGCTACAATTTGCGTCTCGGCCGGATCATCCACAAACCTTTTCTTCAGCCATGGTTGATGTCCATGGGATCGGTTCCGGTGCTGGTGACGCTTGCTTCAGGCTTGGTACTGCGGATGGATCCGGTGCATCTGCTCGTCAGCGCGGCAATCGGAATTGCGGTCGGTATGGGCGGTGGTTATATCCTGTACTCCAAATTGGAGGATCGCATCAGCACTTGGCTGAGTACCTCTAAAAAGATCTCCTCCGGCGATCTTTCCGCTATGGTGGAAGTCAAAGGCAGGAATAAATTTGAACAGGTCGGGTTTGAATTGAATAAAGTCACCCTGGGCTTGAAATCGATCATTTCGGAACTCGCTGCGGCATCCGAAACAACCCGGCGAATCAGCGAGCATCAGGCGACTGATACGGAGCATTTGGCTTTTGCGTTCACCGATTTTTCGGCAATGATGCAGCAGTTTCAAACGGGAACGGAGCAGCAGTTGGCCTCTCTGGAAGAATCCAAGGCCAAAATAGATGAAGTGCTGAACGATGTGAATACCATGCAGGCGAATGTTTCATCGGCGCTCAAGCTGAGCGGTGAGTCTGCGGAAACGGCGAGGATCGGTACGGAAGCGGTCAAAAACTCGCAAGAAAAAATGCGGCAAATCCAAAACACCGTGGAAAACACCTCCGCGACAATCAACCACCTTGCCGCGGTAACCCACCAAATTGTCGATCAGGTCTCATCCATTACCGATATTGCCAGACAGACCGATTTGCTTGCTTTGAACGCTTCGATTGAGGCCGCGCGAGCAGGCGAAAGCGGCAGGGGCTTCGCTGTGGTGGCTTCTGAGGTCCGCAAGCTTTCGGAAACGACCTCGAAATTTGCGGCGAATGTGCTGAATATGCTGCAAGGTGTCGAGAGGGAAGCCTTGAACGCTGTGCATACGGTTCAAGAAAGCGCCGATTTTATTAGAGAAGGAGTCGGAGTGGCCGGCGTGGCGGAAGCTTCCATCGTCAAGTTAAACCATATCGTGAACGAAACGAGACAGCAAATCACGCAAAATCACGGTATGGCGACGAAGCTTCAGGCGGATTTCCATGAGCTTTCGGGCATCATGAATGAGCTGTCCAATATAGCCCACGATTTTACCGAGTCGGCTTCCCAAACGGCCTCAGCCGTTGAGCAGCAAGCCGATACCGTAACCAAGTTGTCGGATGACGCACGGACCCTGACCAAACAATCTCAGGCTCTCGATATTATCGTTAAAAGATTCCGTTGGTAA
- a CDS encoding response regulator: MTKNKVLIVDDQNGIRILLVEVFSSEGYETFQASNGKQALEIVKNHAPDIVLLDMKIPGMDGLEILKHIKNIDSETKVIMMTAYGELDMIKEATELGALMHFTKPFDIDELRMAVNSQLGKGPSNRLAVGS, from the coding sequence GTGACGAAGAACAAAGTGTTGATAGTTGACGATCAGAACGGCATACGAATTTTGCTGGTTGAGGTGTTTTCCAGCGAAGGATATGAGACTTTTCAGGCTTCGAACGGCAAACAGGCGCTTGAAATCGTAAAAAACCATGCTCCGGATATTGTGCTGCTGGATATGAAAATTCCAGGAATGGACGGGCTGGAAATCCTGAAACACATCAAGAACATCGATAGCGAGACCAAAGTCATCATGATGACGGCTTACGGGGAATTAGACATGATTAAAGAGGCCACTGAGTTGGGAGCTCTCATGCATTTTACCAAACCCTTCGACATTGATGAGCTGCGGATGGCGGTTAACAGCCAGCTTGGCAAAGGACCTTCGAATCGGCTTGCGGTAGGTTCCTGA